In one Deltaproteobacteria bacterium genomic region, the following are encoded:
- the ffh gene encoding signal recognition particle protein, with protein MFDTLAERLNTVFKRLKGYGRLSEENVGEALREVRLALLEADVHFRVVKELLDRIRARAIGQEVMESLTPGQQVVKIVHEELVRLLGGKASGLDLSGRQPAVLMLVGLQGSGKTTTAAKLARWLKSKGRRPYLVPADLHRPAAIEQLKTLGRQISVPVHPTESGSTPLDVVRQGVSRAALEHLDTVIVDTAGRLHVDEGLMAELAGLKEAVSPQEILLVVDAMTGQEAVTIAQKFDADLGLTGFILTKLEGDARGGAALSIQYVVGKAIKFVGVGEKLDALEAFRPEGMANRILGMGDVLSLVEKVQQAVDQKKALELREKLRADSFDLDDFKEQIQQIRKLGSLDQILSMIPGFSKIKQLKGLVPDEKELVKIEAIINSMTREERRNHAIINAARRRRIASGSGTSVQDVNKLLKNYSEMNKMLKKMKQGRFRGLSRGLMPFP; from the coding sequence ATGTTTGACACCCTTGCCGAAAGACTAAACACGGTATTCAAGCGACTCAAGGGGTATGGAAGGCTTTCCGAAGAAAACGTCGGAGAGGCCCTTCGGGAGGTAAGGCTTGCCCTCCTCGAGGCGGATGTCCATTTCCGAGTAGTCAAGGAACTGCTCGATCGCATACGGGCGCGGGCGATAGGCCAGGAGGTCATGGAGAGTCTCACGCCCGGCCAGCAGGTGGTCAAGATCGTCCACGAAGAGCTGGTCAGGCTCCTCGGGGGCAAGGCCTCCGGGCTTGACCTCTCTGGTCGGCAGCCCGCCGTCCTCATGCTCGTCGGGCTTCAGGGCTCCGGCAAGACCACAACGGCGGCCAAGCTTGCCCGGTGGCTCAAGTCCAAGGGGCGCAGGCCCTATTTGGTCCCTGCGGATCTCCATCGCCCAGCCGCAATCGAGCAGCTCAAGACCTTAGGACGCCAGATCTCCGTCCCCGTCCATCCCACGGAGTCCGGCTCAACGCCCCTCGATGTCGTTAGGCAGGGCGTCTCACGCGCTGCCCTCGAGCACCTCGACACGGTGATTGTGGACACGGCCGGTCGGCTCCATGTGGATGAAGGTCTCATGGCAGAGCTTGCGGGCCTGAAGGAAGCGGTATCTCCCCAGGAGATCTTACTCGTAGTGGATGCCATGACCGGACAGGAGGCAGTGACGATCGCCCAGAAATTCGATGCAGATCTGGGCCTGACGGGTTTCATCCTTACGAAGCTCGAGGGAGATGCCCGTGGAGGTGCGGCCCTTTCTATACAGTATGTCGTGGGCAAGGCCATCAAGTTCGTGGGCGTTGGGGAGAAACTCGACGCCTTAGAGGCGTTCCGACCCGAGGGCATGGCTAATCGCATCCTCGGCATGGGTGACGTCCTGAGCCTTGTCGAAAAGGTCCAGCAGGCCGTCGATCAGAAAAAGGCCTTGGAACTCCGGGAGAAGCTCCGGGCAGATTCATTCGATCTCGATGATTTCAAGGAGCAGATTCAGCAGATTCGAAAGCTCGGGAGTTTGGATCAGATCCTGTCCATGATTCCCGGATTTTCCAAGATAAAGCAGCTCAAGGGGCTTGTGCCGGACGAAAAGGAGCTCGTGAAGATAGAGGCGATCATCAATTCCATGACGCGCGAGGAGCGCAGGAATCACGCCATTATCAATGCGGCGCGTCGAAGACGTATAGCCTCGGGCAGCGGGACCTCAGTTCAGGACGTGAACAAACTCCTCAAAAACTATAGTGAAATGAACAAAATGCTCAAAAAAATGAAGCAAGGGAGGTTCCGCGGGCTTTCCCGGGGCTTGATGCCCTTTCCCTGA
- a CDS encoding sigma-70 family RNA polymerase sigma factor — MDRLLEEGKKGTLTYDALNKIIPDDIKDPEKIEEVMDLLYQNNIEIAEGGYPAILSRMVGESTAENVEGESVDMESVEVEGVAAEISVPEAEVEEYAEPEEITTTYLREMGRYELLTPEREEELSRIIRDGFNGIVQAVMESASGIEELHSLQEQIRLWKRRDPSLKPKKTQLNYLIKAIEAMSRAHADNEEIQALCSLAREHQEKIERAKDEMINANLRLVVSIAKRYMHQGLSLADLIQEGNLGLMRAVFRFDYTKGNKFSTYASWWIRQAITRAILDKTRTIRLPVHFLELRSQFFKAFYTLLKEFGREPTPQEISEYTGLPMEKILSILEASREPVSLETPVGDEDSTLGDFIENRDAVSPYDSVRDKELTERIKAILTTLSPREEKIIRLRFGIGEDGEYTLEEIGKRFNVSRERIRQIEKKALNRLRHSSRKDRLRFFIE; from the coding sequence ATGGACCGACTCCTCGAAGAGGGCAAAAAGGGCACTCTTACCTACGATGCCCTCAACAAGATCATTCCTGATGACATCAAGGATCCGGAAAAGATCGAGGAGGTCATGGATCTTCTCTATCAGAACAATATCGAGATCGCCGAAGGCGGATATCCAGCCATACTGTCCCGCATGGTGGGAGAGTCCACAGCCGAAAACGTTGAGGGCGAGTCAGTGGACATGGAGTCGGTCGAGGTGGAGGGAGTAGCAGCAGAGATTTCCGTACCTGAGGCCGAGGTGGAGGAATACGCGGAGCCGGAGGAGATCACGACGACCTATCTCCGTGAAATGGGACGCTATGAGCTTCTGACACCGGAAAGGGAGGAGGAGCTCAGCCGTATCATTCGGGATGGATTTAATGGCATCGTACAGGCCGTCATGGAGAGCGCCTCAGGGATTGAAGAGCTCCATTCCCTCCAGGAGCAGATCCGCCTATGGAAAAGACGGGATCCTTCTCTCAAGCCCAAGAAGACCCAGCTCAATTACCTGATCAAGGCCATTGAAGCCATGTCGCGTGCCCATGCCGACAACGAGGAAATCCAAGCGCTCTGCTCCTTAGCACGCGAACATCAAGAAAAAATAGAGCGTGCTAAGGACGAGATGATCAATGCCAATCTGCGTCTCGTGGTCAGCATAGCCAAGCGCTACATGCACCAGGGGCTCTCCCTTGCGGATCTCATCCAGGAGGGGAACTTGGGACTCATGCGGGCTGTTTTCCGTTTTGACTACACAAAAGGAAACAAGTTTTCCACATACGCAAGTTGGTGGATTCGGCAGGCCATCACCCGCGCCATCCTGGACAAGACCCGTACCATCCGGCTCCCCGTACATTTCCTCGAGCTTCGGAGCCAGTTTTTCAAGGCCTTTTATACCCTTTTGAAGGAGTTCGGTAGGGAGCCCACGCCCCAGGAGATATCGGAATATACAGGGCTTCCCATGGAAAAGATCCTCTCCATCCTCGAGGCCTCCCGCGAGCCGGTCTCCCTCGAGACCCCTGTGGGGGACGAGGACAGCACCCTTGGGGATTTCATCGAGAATCGGGACGCCGTCTCACCCTACGACTCCGTCAGGGACAAGGAGCTGACGGAGAGGATCAAGGCGATCCTCACGACCTTGAGCCCCAGGGAAGAAAAGATCATTCGGCTCCGTTTCGGCATCGGAGAGGACGGGGAATATACCCTCGAGGAGATAGGGAAACGCTTTAATGTCTCCCGTGAACGCATCCGGCAGATCGAAAAGAAGGCCTTGAACCGCCTTCGGCATTCGAGCAGAAAGGATCGTCTCCGTTTCTTTATCGAATAG